Below is a genomic region from Echinicola rosea.
TGCCTTATTTGGATCACGATTCCTCCGAATCGATCAGTGACTTATCCAGTCAATTTAAGGAAGGCAGCAAAAATGCCGTGGATTTTATGGTAAACATTACCGCCCATATCCACGAACTCTGCGACCATATTATCCGAGAGGATCCCGGTATCTGGGCACCCGAAAAGACCCTTCATGAAAAGAGGGGATCCTGCCGGGATCTGGCCTGGTTACTCATCACCATCCTGAGAAGGGAAGGTATCGCCAGTAGGTTTGTGAGTGGCTATGCCTATAATCCTGATTTAGAAGAAAACCACGAGCTCCATGCCTGGGTTGAAGCCTACTGCCCGGGAGCCGGATGGATTGGGCTGGATCCAAGCTTAGGCTTGATGACGGATGCTGGCTATATCCCATTGGCGGCCAGTTATCTTCCACACCTGACCTTACCGGTAGATGGGACCTATGTCGGCAACTATTCTTCGACCCTTGAAAGCAATGTGGAGATCAAAGAAATTTGACTGTGAAAGGTACAGTCTTGCCTAACGGCTAGACCATATCCGGCAGGAAAATACAGATAAATTACCGAAAATTGCATACTTATGTTCTACCTGAGCAATTCAGATAAGGGCTAGGGGGATTTGAAATCCCGAACAGCAAATCAGTGCTGATTTAGCTCGGCGAGACAGGTGACGCAGGTCACTAAGATTTGCAATCCGTAAAACATTCTTCTCGGCTGAGATCCGGCCATTAACCCACCAGTACGAAAAGCATGCGAAGGATATCCTTGTGCTTTTCCAACATGCCATGTAGGCTGTCCAAGGTTCTGTATAGTAATTTTCTGGCGGATTTGACCTGGGAAAACTCCATGATATGGGCAATTTCTTTATACGACAGCCCTTCAAAAAAGTACAAGGACAGAATTTCACGCTGCCTTACGGGGAGCCGATTACAAGCCTCCTCCAGGATTTTACGTTGGTCCACGGTAAATTGGGTACCAATGGAATGGTAATCTGGATCTACATGTAGCCGAAACCCATGTGTTTTCTCAAAATCTTCATCCAATACCACCCGTTTGCGCTGCTTGATCAAGCGCAACAACCGTCGTCTAAAACTACTGAAAAGGTAATACTTTATGGATTGGGCCATTCCTAATTTGTGCTTGCTCCTAATGACCTGGTAAAACACATCTTGGACGGCATCATTGATGATTTCAGTGTCTTTGGTAAACTGTCTCCCATAATTAAAAAGCTTATGGGCATATTGCTCAAAAATCTTTGCCAGTGCAGAATCACTTCCCTGTAGAAATGCCACCCACAGGATAGACTCAGAAGATCTATCCTCCATCGCTCCACCTATTGGATGTTCGTTAGAAGCTGCAGAAGCGTTCTTGATTGGTTTTATGGATTCAGAAAGGGGCATTTTGGGCATCATTGGTCATTTGCGGTAACAGGACATCTTTTCCCTTATTTGCTTTACCACATTCACCAAATATACATGTTCTTTAATTAACAACAAAAAACTAAACCATTTTAGCAATATGCAAAACCAACTTTTTAGAATATATACATTCCAAGCTTTGGTGCTTCCATTTATAAATGAACAGCAAATCATAAGATTAATTAACCTTTTCTTAATTGAAAAAATGAATAACGAGTGCTACTTAGCTCTACTTTTGAAGTAAATACTTTCCCAATGGCAAACAGCAGGTCACGTGATACCGAACTTTTACGATTAATGGCATCACATAATGATCAAAGGGCTTTTAACACCATCTTTGATTATTATTGGGATGAACTATATCATTTGGCTATTGCGAAGACCAAGTGTCCCGATTTGGCGCAGGACTTGGCCCAAGAGGTTTTCATCAATCTTTGGAAATATAGAAAGACCATCAAAATTAAGGCTACATTCAGTGCTTATCTGGCAACCATGCTCAAGTACGGCTTTTTTAAACAGTTGGCAAAACAGGGGAAAGAAAGCGCAAATGGAGATTTTTTGGCAGAACCTTACCATGAAGAAAATGGCTTTTCGATCATGGAGTTTAACGAACTTTATGACAAAATAAGCGAAATCACTACCTCCCTACCTCCACGGTGCAAGGCAATCTTTGAAATGAACAGCTTCCAGCAAATGTCTGTGGAGGAAATAGCCACTAGCTTTAAGATCTCCACTTCTACTGTCCGCAACCAACTGGCAAGAGCCCGTGAGGTATTTAGGGAACAATTGGCCGAAGATGTCTCCATGATTGCCCTACTGACCATCTTTTTTCACTAGTGTCAAGTCCGCTTAAATGTCGGATAAGGCGGTAGTGGGTTTTGGACGAGATCAAGGCACAAAAAACGCTCCTAACCGTAGATAAGAAAGTCTTTTTGCAACGTAGAGATAGGCCAAAAGACGTACCGGATTACTCGTAGGTTTAGGGTTGACTTGACACCATACTTTGTTACCCAAACATTATGCACACTTAGATATCATTAATGATTTCATAACCATTTTCCTGTAGATGCCAAGGCCTTCTTTTGACTCATGTAAGTGAAAAGCAAAAATTATGACCGTTCACCAATACTGGAAAAAACTCATTGATAAACTCTTCAACAAAACC
It encodes:
- a CDS encoding RNA polymerase sigma factor — translated: MMPKMPLSESIKPIKNASAASNEHPIGGAMEDRSSESILWVAFLQGSDSALAKIFEQYAHKLFNYGRQFTKDTEIINDAVQDVFYQVIRSKHKLGMAQSIKYYLFSSFRRRLLRLIKQRKRVVLDEDFEKTHGFRLHVDPDYHSIGTQFTVDQRKILEEACNRLPVRQREILSLYFFEGLSYKEIAHIMEFSQVKSARKLLYRTLDSLHGMLEKHKDILRMLFVLVG
- a CDS encoding transglutaminase family protein; this encodes MNAEKRLQILHRTCYTYDGMVKLSPQKILLSPSNRRYFQVHTVHTSFTPAPQGINQRLDMEGNLFQQVWFDRLVDRFEIETNMEITVFPVNPFEFIIDKTFESRNEKGELTFHYPEEKRYFLLPYLDHDSSESISDLSSQFKEGSKNAVDFMVNITAHIHELCDHIIREDPGIWAPEKTLHEKRGSCRDLAWLLITILRREGIASRFVSGYAYNPDLEENHELHAWVEAYCPGAGWIGLDPSLGLMTDAGYIPLAASYLPHLTLPVDGTYVGNYSSTLESNVEIKEI
- a CDS encoding RNA polymerase sigma factor — its product is MASHNDQRAFNTIFDYYWDELYHLAIAKTKCPDLAQDLAQEVFINLWKYRKTIKIKATFSAYLATMLKYGFFKQLAKQGKESANGDFLAEPYHEENGFSIMEFNELYDKISEITTSLPPRCKAIFEMNSFQQMSVEEIATSFKISTSTVRNQLARAREVFREQLAEDVSMIALLTIFFH